One Williamsia phyllosphaerae DNA segment encodes these proteins:
- a CDS encoding DoxX family protein codes for MFITAVILSIILALVSAAAGAPKALLKGPASEQLTGRNLSPNLVRFIGAAEVAGAVGLIIGIFWHPLGILAGIGLAIVFIGAVVFHAKFGDYSNAETRGASLPAAVLAIVSIAVVITLAAA; via the coding sequence ATGTTCATCACCGCCGTGATCCTCAGCATCATCCTGGCGCTCGTCAGCGCAGCCGCCGGAGCTCCGAAAGCCCTGCTCAAGGGCCCCGCGTCCGAGCAGTTGACCGGCCGCAACCTGAGCCCGAACCTGGTCCGATTCATCGGTGCCGCCGAGGTCGCAGGCGCGGTCGGGCTGATCATCGGCATCTTCTGGCACCCGCTGGGGATCTTGGCCGGCATCGGTCTGGCCATCGTGTTCATCGGCGCCGTGGTCTTCCACGCGAAGTTCGGTGACTACAGCAACGCCGAGACCCGTGGCGCGTCACTCCCCGCAGCGGTTCTCGCGATTGTCTCCATCGCCGTGGTGATCACCCTCGCCGCTGCCTGA
- a CDS encoding MarR family winged helix-turn-helix transcriptional regulator, whose amino-acid sequence MADPEERDVLPDRSRPLSDAEARVWRAVARALILVPRALDIDLQRDSDITLSEYQVLMILSESPGRQRRMSELATFVGLSASRMTRLVDAQQELGLVRRTRDAADGRGMIAHLTDAGFARLVEAYPAHLASVRERVMAPLSGLDQDALGAALEGLTGPTPPDLC is encoded by the coding sequence ATGGCGGATCCCGAGGAACGTGACGTGCTGCCGGATCGGTCACGTCCGCTGTCGGATGCCGAGGCCCGGGTGTGGCGCGCAGTGGCCCGTGCTCTGATCCTGGTCCCACGCGCCCTCGACATCGATCTGCAGCGCGACTCCGACATCACCCTGAGCGAGTACCAGGTGCTGATGATCCTGTCGGAATCGCCGGGGCGGCAACGTCGCATGAGCGAGCTCGCGACGTTCGTCGGGCTCTCGGCCAGCCGCATGACGCGGCTCGTCGACGCCCAGCAGGAGCTGGGGCTGGTGCGCAGGACACGGGACGCCGCCGACGGTCGCGGCATGATCGCCCATCTCACCGACGCTGGATTCGCGCGGCTCGTCGAGGCCTATCCGGCGCACCTGGCGAGCGTGCGTGAACGCGTCATGGCGCCGCTCTCGGGTCTCGATCAGGACGCGCTGGGCGCGGCGCTCGAGGGACTGACCGGGCCGACGCCCCCGGACCTCTGCTGA
- a CDS encoding isocitrate/isopropylmalate dehydrogenase family protein: MTTIAVLPGDGIGPEVVDAALPVLDAVGVGWSVEFGEIGWGCWRREGEPIPPSTWDLIERCDATLMGAITSKPPREAEAELPPDLRGTGRRYASPVIALRRRLGLFANIRPITDLYGDDFDFVVIRENTEGLYAGYDYRGLDDALWDLVGDHPGAVESGRDDTAVALRLQTRSGLDRIFRCAFERAAAGGFTRVTLADKPNVLRASGELARERFDAIAAEHPDIEAHTANVDAVAMAMVRSPGSFGVIVAENMFGDILSDLGAGVMGGLGLASSANVGGHGSLFEPVHGSAPDIAGRGVANPFATILTVAQMLSELGAPGEAARIRAAVRDVVRHGAVVPPDLGGAASTVDAAAEVIRRLG, encoded by the coding sequence ATGACGACGATCGCGGTGCTCCCCGGCGATGGGATCGGCCCCGAGGTCGTCGATGCGGCGCTGCCGGTCCTCGATGCGGTGGGCGTGGGGTGGAGCGTCGAGTTCGGCGAGATCGGGTGGGGCTGCTGGCGCCGTGAGGGCGAACCGATCCCGCCGTCCACCTGGGATCTGATCGAGCGGTGTGACGCGACGCTGATGGGCGCGATCACCAGCAAACCCCCGCGCGAGGCCGAGGCCGAGCTGCCACCGGATCTGCGTGGCACCGGTCGGCGCTACGCGTCTCCGGTCATCGCTTTGCGTCGGCGGCTCGGGCTGTTCGCGAACATCCGCCCGATCACCGATCTGTACGGCGACGACTTCGACTTCGTCGTGATCCGCGAGAACACCGAGGGTCTCTACGCGGGATACGACTACCGCGGCCTCGACGATGCTCTGTGGGATCTCGTCGGAGACCATCCCGGTGCCGTCGAATCCGGTCGTGACGACACCGCCGTCGCCCTCCGTCTGCAGACCCGCTCGGGTCTCGATCGCATCTTCCGCTGTGCCTTCGAGCGGGCCGCGGCCGGCGGCTTCACCCGCGTCACGCTCGCCGACAAGCCGAACGTCCTGCGGGCGAGTGGGGAGCTGGCTCGCGAGCGATTCGATGCGATCGCGGCCGAGCACCCCGACATCGAGGCGCACACCGCCAACGTCGATGCGGTCGCGATGGCGATGGTGCGATCGCCCGGGTCGTTCGGGGTGATCGTCGCGGAGAACATGTTCGGCGACATCCTCTCCGACCTCGGCGCCGGCGTGATGGGAGGACTCGGCCTCGCGAGCAGCGCGAACGTCGGTGGGCACGGGAGCCTGTTCGAGCCCGTCCACGGCAGTGCACCCGACATCGCCGGACGCGGGGTGGCGAACCCGTTCGCGACGATCCTCACCGTCGCACAGATGCTCAGCGAACTCGGAGCGCCGGGCGAAGCGGCCCGCATCCGGGCTGCCGTCCGCGATGTGGTCCGGCACGGTGCGGTCGTGCCCCCCGACCTCGGCGGCGCCGCGAGCACCGTGGACGCGGCGGCCGAGGTGATCCGTCGGCTCGGCTGA
- a CDS encoding DUF305 domain-containing protein, producing the protein MHLFRKHVIAFSAAVLVTSAGLTACGSDDAAATHNDTDGLFISAMAMHHERAIEVGQLAANKGSDARVRDFGRLIVSQQSPELKALRGWSSEVPAPPNVDMGMPDGYVTDAELARLRGETGVTFDRDVLLASASSETGAAAMAQRELASGIYDPARTLATSIATAPTTQIPKLHELAAQLPG; encoded by the coding sequence ATGCACCTGTTCCGCAAACATGTCATCGCGTTCTCCGCGGCCGTGCTGGTCACCTCGGCGGGGCTCACCGCATGTGGGAGCGACGACGCCGCAGCAACGCACAACGACACCGACGGACTCTTCATCTCGGCGATGGCCATGCATCACGAACGCGCCATCGAGGTCGGACAACTCGCCGCCAACAAGGGGTCCGATGCCCGGGTTCGCGACTTCGGGCGGCTCATCGTCTCGCAGCAGTCACCGGAACTCAAAGCCCTGCGTGGTTGGTCGAGCGAGGTGCCGGCGCCCCCGAACGTCGACATGGGCATGCCCGACGGCTACGTCACCGACGCGGAGTTGGCCCGACTCCGTGGCGAAACCGGGGTCACGTTCGACCGCGACGTGCTGCTCGCGTCGGCGTCCAGCGAGACGGGAGCCGCGGCGATGGCGCAACGCGAGCTGGCGTCGGGCATCTACGACCCCGCACGCACGCTGGCGACCTCGATCGCGACCGCGCCCACCACGCAGATCCCGAAGCTCCACGAACTGGCCGCTCAGCTTCCCGGCTGA
- a CDS encoding Hsp20/alpha crystallin family protein, with translation MLRFDPFGDVDTLARGLLGAQQTGSTRTPRFMPMDLYKLDDHYVLTADLPGVDPGSVDLNVDNGVLTVSAQRTAHSDEGVQWLTSERFYGTYRRQLTLGDGIDAAGISARYDNGVLSVTIPVAEKAKPRRIAIEHSDSQQSIEATTG, from the coding sequence GTGCTTCGATTCGATCCCTTCGGTGATGTCGACACGTTGGCCCGAGGACTGCTGGGTGCCCAGCAGACAGGGTCGACGCGAACTCCACGGTTCATGCCGATGGACCTGTACAAACTCGACGACCACTACGTACTGACCGCCGATCTCCCGGGCGTGGACCCCGGTTCGGTCGATCTCAATGTCGACAACGGCGTCCTGACGGTCTCGGCGCAGCGCACCGCGCACTCCGACGAGGGCGTTCAGTGGTTGACCAGCGAACGTTTCTACGGCACGTATCGCCGTCAGCTGACCCTCGGCGACGGTATCGATGCCGCCGGGATCAGCGCCCGATACGACAACGGCGTACTCAGCGTGACGATCCCGGTCGCGGAGAAAGCCAAGCCCAGACGCATCGCGATCGAACACTCCGACTCGCAACAGTCGATCGAGGCGACGACCGGCTGA
- a CDS encoding potassium channel family protein encodes MLEDPTGAAGMCRSGHVIVCGFVGLAARIVDQFLASGESVSLVVRQVDPALDAAVARWRIPVHTAFVSIGDALAEAGIEAAAAVVCVEENELWNLESALIATRLRPDIRVVTHLDNSTVGGALNDGGGPGVVLDVADLAAPSVVEACLGISTHHVDVAGIDFVAAAIPVTVGGTLREAFGDLAPLAVAAGSSGPNGARVVTCPGRDHRVRLGDVATMLGTTAQFETRGIAVAADENQTIPTSRPGVLLRARAGVRGFVRDANPNFFRMLGVLFTLLVLSTTVLRLGYQKPGMSVLDAIYFSTETVATVGYGDFNFADQPPLLRIWSIILMFAGLTTTAMIMAFLAELLISRRIAEAAGRRRARFMDGHVVVIGLGAFGIRVARELQARGRDVVIVERSQSNRFMSAAATLGIPVVVGDATVAETLSDARVHRASAVAVLTSDDMVNVETGIAVRAILGERWFDNAERVGVPVVLRIFDRSMGDAVAERFGFRHVRSTAELAAPWFIGAALGLVVLGTFSVQSQSFMVGRLGIDVDGGLVGVQMQELSANTRVIGLRRAATGEVEYPPRRGTAFAAGDDAYVVGPYEELLAVLEHQRAATRVQP; translated from the coding sequence ATGCTCGAGGATCCGACCGGAGCGGCCGGAATGTGCCGATCCGGGCATGTCATCGTCTGCGGCTTCGTCGGGCTCGCGGCACGGATCGTCGACCAGTTCCTCGCGTCCGGTGAGTCGGTGTCGCTGGTGGTGCGTCAGGTCGACCCGGCGTTGGACGCGGCCGTCGCGCGGTGGCGAATACCGGTTCACACCGCGTTCGTGAGCATCGGCGACGCCTTGGCCGAGGCCGGCATCGAGGCCGCGGCCGCGGTGGTGTGCGTCGAGGAGAACGAACTGTGGAACCTCGAATCCGCTCTCATCGCAACGAGGTTGCGGCCCGACATCCGCGTGGTCACACACCTGGACAACTCGACCGTGGGTGGCGCCCTGAATGACGGGGGCGGACCGGGCGTGGTCCTCGACGTCGCCGATCTCGCTGCCCCGTCGGTAGTGGAGGCCTGCCTGGGAATCAGCACCCATCACGTCGATGTCGCCGGTATCGACTTCGTCGCGGCGGCGATCCCGGTGACCGTCGGAGGCACCCTTCGTGAGGCGTTCGGCGACCTCGCCCCGTTGGCTGTCGCCGCCGGATCGTCGGGCCCGAATGGCGCGCGGGTCGTCACCTGCCCCGGCCGCGACCACCGCGTGCGACTCGGTGATGTCGCCACGATGCTCGGGACGACAGCGCAATTCGAGACGCGGGGAATCGCGGTCGCCGCTGACGAGAACCAGACGATCCCCACGAGCAGGCCCGGGGTACTGCTGCGGGCCCGAGCGGGAGTGCGGGGATTCGTCCGGGACGCCAACCCGAACTTCTTCCGAATGCTCGGCGTCCTGTTCACGCTGCTGGTGCTGTCGACGACGGTGTTACGGCTGGGCTACCAGAAGCCGGGCATGAGTGTTCTCGATGCGATCTACTTCAGCACCGAGACCGTCGCCACGGTCGGCTACGGCGACTTCAACTTCGCCGATCAGCCGCCCCTGCTACGGATCTGGTCGATCATCCTCATGTTCGCCGGTCTGACCACGACTGCGATGATCATGGCGTTCCTGGCCGAGTTGCTCATCTCGCGACGGATTGCCGAGGCCGCCGGTCGACGCAGGGCGCGGTTCATGGACGGACACGTCGTGGTGATCGGGCTCGGCGCGTTCGGCATCCGGGTCGCGCGCGAACTACAGGCGCGTGGCCGCGACGTCGTCATCGTCGAACGGTCTCAGTCGAATCGGTTCATGTCCGCAGCAGCCACTCTCGGCATCCCCGTCGTGGTCGGTGACGCGACCGTGGCGGAGACGCTCAGCGACGCCCGCGTCCATCGTGCGTCCGCGGTCGCGGTGCTCACCAGTGACGACATGGTCAACGTCGAGACCGGAATCGCGGTGCGCGCAATCCTGGGGGAGCGGTGGTTCGACAACGCCGAGCGAGTGGGCGTACCGGTGGTCCTGCGCATCTTCGATCGGTCGATGGGCGACGCCGTCGCCGAACGATTCGGATTCCGTCACGTCCGTTCGACCGCGGAACTCGCGGCACCCTGGTTCATCGGCGCCGCCCTCGGTCTCGTTGTGCTGGGGACTTTCTCGGTGCAATCCCAGTCATTCATGGTGGGTCGTCTCGGGATCGACGTGGACGGTGGACTCGTCGGAGTGCAGATGCAGGAATTGTCGGCCAACACCCGGGTCATCGGACTGCGCCGTGCCGCGACGGGTGAGGTCGAGTACCCGCCGCGGCGCGGCACCGCGTTCGCGGCCGGCGACGACGCCTACGTGGTTGGCCCGTACGAGGAACTGCTCGCGGTCCTCGAACACCAGCGCGCCGCGACCCGGGTGCAGCCGTAG
- a CDS encoding flavin-containing monooxygenase: MTHGSTINRPTIAIVGAGFAGLGMAISLKRAGLTDFTVFERGDDVGGCWRMNTYPGAACDVPSHLYSFSFAPNPRWSRRFAPQPEILDYLQHCAREYDLHPHIRLRTAVESAVYDDTENTWAVTLADGTVSVFDLVVFACGQLSRPATPHVPGIEKFEGTVFHSAQWDHDYPLAGKRVAVVGTGASAIQFVPKIADEVASLHLFQRSAPYVIPKADYPYSQRVRRVFAALPAVQRLSRWLTYVTLEPRVIAFNRYPGLMKLFAWRYRRLVAKSIPDPDLREALKPDYPIGCKRILISNDYLASLAGPHVDVVTEPIAEVGPSSITVAGGTSVEVDAIIFGTGFHATDFLRGISVTGRDDTDLHTVWADGAYAHLGLTVNGFPNMFLLYGPNTNLGHTSIILMLEAQMRYIIEATRLLRVRRGSAIEVRTDAQSVSNDAVQAALSETVWNQGCNSWYKTASGKNTNNWPASTAKYIRMTRSVDEDDYTWGRSSA, encoded by the coding sequence ATGACCCACGGCTCGACAATCAACCGTCCCACGATCGCGATCGTCGGGGCCGGGTTCGCCGGCCTCGGCATGGCGATCAGCCTGAAACGCGCCGGCCTGACGGACTTCACCGTCTTCGAACGCGGGGACGACGTGGGCGGATGTTGGCGGATGAACACCTATCCGGGCGCCGCCTGCGACGTGCCGTCGCACCTGTACTCGTTCTCGTTCGCCCCGAACCCGCGATGGTCCCGACGATTCGCGCCCCAGCCGGAGATCCTCGACTACCTGCAGCACTGTGCCCGCGAATACGACCTGCACCCACACATCCGACTGCGGACCGCAGTGGAGTCAGCGGTCTATGACGACACCGAGAACACGTGGGCCGTCACCCTGGCCGACGGCACCGTGTCGGTCTTCGACCTCGTCGTCTTCGCCTGCGGGCAGCTGAGCCGCCCGGCCACCCCGCACGTTCCCGGCATCGAGAAGTTCGAGGGCACCGTCTTCCACTCGGCGCAGTGGGACCACGACTACCCGCTCGCCGGGAAACGGGTCGCCGTCGTCGGCACCGGTGCCTCGGCGATCCAGTTCGTCCCGAAGATCGCCGACGAGGTCGCGAGCCTGCACCTGTTCCAACGGTCGGCGCCCTACGTCATCCCCAAGGCCGACTACCCGTACTCGCAACGCGTGCGCCGTGTGTTCGCCGCGCTGCCCGCCGTCCAGCGGCTGTCGAGGTGGCTCACCTACGTGACGCTCGAGCCGCGGGTGATCGCGTTCAACCGGTATCCCGGTCTGATGAAACTGTTCGCCTGGCGGTACCGACGGCTGGTGGCCAAGTCGATCCCCGATCCCGATCTGCGCGAGGCGCTCAAGCCCGACTATCCGATCGGCTGCAAGCGGATCCTCATCTCCAACGACTACCTCGCCTCACTGGCCGGCCCGCACGTCGATGTCGTCACCGAACCCATCGCCGAGGTCGGGCCGTCGTCGATCACCGTCGCCGGCGGGACGTCGGTCGAGGTCGACGCCATCATCTTCGGCACCGGATTCCACGCGACCGACTTCCTCCGCGGCATCTCGGTGACCGGACGCGACGACACCGACCTGCACACCGTGTGGGCCGACGGCGCGTACGCGCACCTGGGTCTGACCGTCAACGGGTTCCCCAACATGTTCCTGCTCTACGGCCCGAACACCAACCTCGGCCACACGTCGATCATCCTGATGCTCGAGGCCCAGATGCGGTACATCATCGAGGCCACCCGGCTGCTGCGCGTGCGACGCGGCTCGGCCATCGAGGTCCGTACCGATGCCCAGTCGGTGTCGAATGACGCTGTGCAGGCGGCGTTGTCGGAGACGGTCTGGAATCAGGGGTGCAACAGCTGGTACAAGACCGCGAGCGGTAAGAACACCAACAACTGGCCGGCGTCGACGGCGAAGTACATCCGGATGACGCGCTCGGTCGACGAGGACGACTACACCTGGGGTCGGTCGTCGGCCTGA
- a CDS encoding pyridoxamine 5'-phosphate oxidase family protein translates to MPNYYDIAFGPHEVAHQERHNSARRYEMMAAQPGPDGLGPEEIEFLADRDSFYIASVGADGWPYVQHRGGPQGFVTVSPDARQIAWAERAGNRQYITAGHLDGDDRVSLIAVDYPARRRLKIYGRARYDTAPSPDVLARLGIDGPMDALLTVTVEAFDWNCPKFITPRFTADEVRAAAEPLQNRIAELEKQVELLRQHQA, encoded by the coding sequence ATGCCGAACTACTACGACATCGCATTCGGACCACATGAGGTCGCCCATCAGGAGCGACACAATTCGGCACGGCGGTACGAGATGATGGCCGCGCAGCCGGGACCCGACGGCCTCGGGCCCGAGGAGATCGAATTCCTCGCCGACCGCGACAGCTTCTACATTGCGTCGGTGGGCGCAGACGGATGGCCGTATGTGCAACATCGGGGTGGACCGCAAGGCTTCGTCACCGTCAGTCCGGACGCGCGACAGATCGCGTGGGCCGAGCGTGCCGGGAACCGGCAGTACATCACCGCGGGACACCTCGACGGCGATGATCGGGTGTCGCTCATCGCGGTCGATTACCCGGCTCGCCGCCGGCTGAAGATCTACGGTCGTGCGCGATACGACACCGCGCCGTCGCCCGACGTGCTCGCCCGGCTCGGCATCGACGGGCCGATGGATGCGCTGCTGACGGTCACGGTCGAGGCGTTCGACTGGAACTGCCCGAAGTTCATCACCCCGCGGTTCACCGCGGACGAGGTCCGCGCCGCCGCCGAACCCCTGCAGAACCGAATCGCCGAGCTCGAGAAGCAGGTCGAGTTGTTGAGGCAGCATCAGGCGTGA
- a CDS encoding FAD-dependent oxidoreductase: MTDADVDVIVVGAGLAGLRAATAVRARGLTVRILEREASPGGRIRTDIIDGFRCDRGFQLLNPSYPAVQRHVDVAALNLRTSGRGVRTVDAAGRVATLADPTRHPRLLPTTIRSARAVGLLRPRAVAGAIRWALPAVGSVRRLGTAPDAGLGDDWDRLGVQGPIRDAVLAPFLSGVLADGVGSTSDRYVRLVLRSFLRATPGVPAAGMQALPRQLAAPLRDDISYETVVDEVIDGFTPSVRISGGETLRARAVVVASEAPVAGALTGQATARMRGLSTWWFAADGLAPDQFLRVSGSGGPVVNTAQLSAFAPEYAPPGRVLVQATTLLDEDGPAPETQVRAEVSRIWGASAAGWDLLIRHDIYDALPEQVPGTPLQRSLRVGERIVLAGDHRDTPSIQGALVSGGRAASEVARLLA; encoded by the coding sequence GTGACTGACGCAGATGTCGACGTGATCGTGGTGGGAGCCGGGCTGGCCGGGTTGCGTGCCGCGACCGCCGTCCGGGCTCGTGGACTCACCGTCCGGATACTCGAACGTGAGGCGTCGCCCGGCGGGCGGATCCGCACCGACATCATCGACGGGTTCCGCTGCGACCGCGGGTTCCAGCTGCTCAACCCGTCCTACCCGGCGGTGCAGCGACACGTCGACGTCGCGGCGCTCAACCTGCGGACCAGCGGTCGCGGCGTGCGGACCGTCGACGCCGCCGGGCGGGTGGCCACCCTTGCCGACCCGACCCGTCATCCCCGACTGCTGCCGACCACGATCCGCTCGGCCCGTGCCGTGGGGCTGTTGCGGCCGCGAGCGGTGGCCGGCGCCATCCGCTGGGCGCTGCCCGCGGTGGGTTCGGTCCGCCGGCTCGGAACGGCCCCGGACGCCGGGCTCGGCGACGACTGGGATCGACTCGGAGTGCAGGGTCCGATCCGGGACGCGGTGTTGGCGCCGTTCCTGTCCGGCGTTCTCGCCGACGGTGTCGGGTCGACATCGGATCGCTATGTGCGACTGGTCCTCCGGAGTTTCCTCCGGGCGACGCCGGGCGTACCGGCCGCCGGGATGCAGGCATTGCCCCGACAGCTGGCCGCGCCGCTGCGCGATGACATCAGCTACGAGACCGTGGTCGACGAGGTGATCGACGGCTTCACGCCGTCGGTGCGTATCTCCGGTGGGGAGACGCTGCGCGCACGCGCCGTCGTCGTCGCGTCCGAGGCCCCGGTCGCGGGCGCGTTGACCGGTCAGGCCACCGCCCGCATGCGGGGACTGTCGACGTGGTGGTTCGCCGCCGACGGGTTGGCGCCCGACCAGTTCCTGCGGGTGTCGGGATCAGGTGGGCCGGTCGTCAACACCGCCCAGCTCAGCGCCTTCGCGCCGGAGTACGCACCGCCCGGTCGGGTGCTGGTCCAGGCCACGACACTGCTCGACGAGGACGGACCCGCACCCGAGACCCAGGTGCGCGCAGAGGTGTCCCGGATCTGGGGCGCGTCGGCCGCGGGCTGGGATCTGCTGATCCGGCACGACATCTACGACGCACTGCCCGAACAGGTTCCGGGAACGCCGCTGCAACGCTCTCTCCGGGTGGGGGAGCGGATCGTTCTGGCCGGCGATCACCGCGACACACCGTCGATCCAGGGTGCGCTGGTGTCGGGTGGACGGGCCGCGTCCGAGGTGGCGCGACTCCTCGCCTGA
- a CDS encoding TetR/AcrR family transcriptional regulator yields MAPRSISDTDLVDRLETVFRDVGYDGASLATIAEATGLQKSSLYNRFPGGKQQMAAEVAGSVGAQFATDILSPLTTDAPAADRIDGVAANLETFYRGGEHPCLLNMLSVGDAGTAARTNLRAGADHWISAFADVARAAGATRDDATARAQDAICAIEGALVLARVTGQTDAFHRALTRLPALLLGSSPS; encoded by the coding sequence ATGGCGCCTCGCAGCATCTCCGATACCGACCTCGTCGACCGTCTGGAGACCGTCTTCCGTGATGTCGGCTACGACGGTGCGAGTCTCGCAACCATCGCGGAAGCGACCGGGTTGCAGAAGTCGAGCCTCTACAACCGGTTCCCGGGCGGAAAGCAACAGATGGCGGCTGAGGTGGCCGGGTCGGTGGGCGCACAGTTCGCGACCGACATCCTGTCGCCGTTGACCACCGACGCGCCCGCGGCTGATCGGATCGACGGTGTCGCCGCCAATCTCGAGACCTTCTACCGGGGTGGGGAGCACCCGTGCCTGCTGAACATGTTGTCGGTCGGCGACGCCGGGACCGCGGCCCGCACCAATCTCCGCGCCGGTGCGGACCACTGGATCAGCGCTTTCGCCGACGTCGCGCGCGCCGCCGGAGCCACTCGCGATGACGCCACGGCTCGAGCTCAGGACGCCATCTGCGCCATCGAGGGTGCCCTCGTGCTCGCCCGCGTCACCGGTCAGACCGACGCATTCCATCGCGCGCTGACCCGTCTTCCCGCACTGCTCCTGGGGAGCTCACCCAGCTGA
- a CDS encoding acyl-CoA dehydrogenase family protein, whose amino-acid sequence MAHWQGNSSFDVFALPDEHNELRAVLRDLCEKQIAPYAAEVDEDSRYPDEALTALNAAGFSAMHIPDEYGGQGADAVAACIVIEEVARVCASSSMIPIANKLGTQGIVLRGSDEIKQQVFPSLASGEAMAAYALSEREAGSDAAAMRTRARADGDAWVLDGSKCWITNGGRATWYTVMAVTDPDKGANGISSFVVHKDDEGFTVGPTERKMGLHGSPTAELYFEKCRIPGDRIIGEPGTGFKTALATLDHTRPTIGAQAVGIAQGALDHTIAYVKERKQFGKSIAQFQGVEFMIADMAMKIEAARLMVYSAAARAERGEEKIGFIASASKCFASDVAMEVTTNAVQLFGGAGYTRDFPVERMMRDAKITQIYEGTNQIQRVVMSRALLR is encoded by the coding sequence GTGGCGCACTGGCAAGGCAATTCTTCGTTCGACGTGTTCGCTCTCCCGGACGAGCACAACGAGCTCCGAGCGGTGCTCCGTGACCTGTGCGAGAAGCAGATCGCCCCGTACGCCGCCGAGGTCGACGAGGACTCCCGCTACCCCGACGAGGCACTGACCGCGCTGAACGCCGCGGGGTTCTCCGCGATGCACATCCCCGATGAATACGGCGGCCAGGGCGCGGACGCGGTCGCGGCGTGCATCGTCATCGAGGAGGTGGCGCGGGTGTGCGCGTCGTCGTCGATGATCCCGATCGCCAACAAGCTGGGTACGCAGGGGATCGTGCTGCGCGGGTCGGACGAGATCAAGCAGCAGGTGTTCCCGTCACTGGCCTCGGGCGAGGCGATGGCCGCCTACGCACTGTCCGAGCGCGAGGCGGGCAGCGACGCCGCCGCCATGCGAACGCGCGCCCGTGCCGACGGCGACGCGTGGGTCCTCGACGGGTCGAAGTGTTGGATCACCAACGGCGGCAGGGCGACCTGGTACACCGTCATGGCGGTGACCGACCCCGACAAGGGCGCGAACGGGATCTCGTCGTTCGTGGTCCACAAGGACGACGAAGGATTCACGGTCGGGCCCACCGAACGGAAGATGGGCCTGCACGGCTCACCGACCGCAGAACTGTACTTCGAGAAGTGCCGGATCCCCGGCGACCGGATCATCGGCGAACCCGGAACCGGTTTCAAGACCGCGCTGGCCACCCTCGACCACACCCGCCCGACCATCGGGGCGCAGGCGGTCGGGATCGCGCAGGGAGCGCTCGACCACACCATCGCATATGTCAAGGAGCGCAAGCAGTTCGGCAAGTCGATCGCCCAGTTCCAGGGTGTGGAGTTCATGATCGCCGACATGGCGATGAAGATCGAGGCCGCCCGGTTGATGGTCTACTCGGCGGCCGCACGTGCCGAACGTGGCGAGGAGAAGATCGGTTTCATCGCCTCGGCGTCGAAGTGCTTTGCCTCCGACGTGGCGATGGAGGTGACCACCAACGCCGTGCAGTTGTTCGGCGGTGCCGGCTACACCCGCGACTTCCCCGTGGAGCGGATGATGCGCGATGCCAAGATCACGCAGATCTACGAGGGCACCAACCAGATCCAGCGCGTCGTGATGTCGCGGGCGCTGCTGCGCTGA